In Glycine soja cultivar W05 chromosome 10, ASM419377v2, whole genome shotgun sequence, the genomic stretch GAACCAAACCAAGTTTGAGGTGATGTTCCAACTGAGCTTGGGAAACTAATCAACTTGCAGACCTTGTAAGACCTTGGGAAACCAAGTTTGAGGTGATAATTTGGTTGTCTCTTGTAACTTTCAATAGGAATTtggatatattattttcaaaagataggctTGTGGTCtgcaccaaaaaaagaaaaaatgaggtAAAGTAGAAATAGAGAGGTGGTTGTTTCAGCTTCCTTTATGTTTcctaaaaaaagtaagaaagaaaagagtacaagaacactcaaatattataatttctgtttttgttaaaaaaaattatgattttgttgtttcaaatcTATTATGTTCAGGAAGAGTTAATCAAATATCCAACTCATGATCTATTAGTGAAGCCTAGTCTAGATGATCTTGTTTTGAGTAGTCGTCCTTGTCCATGAAGAGACTTTAATGTTCCAATTTATTGTGTAGGGGATCTCTTAATGctttaggatttttttatgtcttttggtAAACTGTTGCGGTTGTCTCCTTACTCTCTCAAAGATTTTGAAAATGCAATTAGCCACAAGGAAAGCAATGTAGTTCTTCTAGTGGAATCTCATGTAGTACTCTTACTAGTGCTCATCAAAGGTGATGATGAATACTCTGCAGCTGTTCTGGAAAAAATACAGAAGAAGGTTAGTGTCCTTCAAGTATATTCTTTTTGGTAGTGTTGTGATGGATAAATGGACTTGTGTGTTGTATCTGCATTCCTTTTTGTATATCTACAAATCACATTTTCTCTCTTTGGGGGTTATtgttgtatttaaattttttaaacatatattaataGTGGGATGAAGCATTCATACATTGATTCAAAAATAAAGGctaaaaatttcaatttggagcTGAATAGAATAGCAGAAATTGTAGAAGTATCCATAAAGGAATCAAAGAAACAACCAGGGGGTCATAAGGATGAATCAGAGAAAAGAGGATGCAAATTGTGTGCCTAATTCAATTGTTTTGTTGCATTAGATTATTTGAAGTTGATGTTTTATTGAAGTTATTTTTTACAGAGTGAATATTTTGATTGGGAGATGGAGAAATGGCAAATTCGTACAAGTCCCTTAGGTAAGGACAAATATTATAATAGGTATTGGTGGTTTCACCGTGATGGGAGGATATTTGTTGAAAGTTCTGACTCCAAGGTATCAGGAGTCTACAGTAGCCAAGAAGAGGTACTTCATTCATATAGCCTGCTATATATGCATTTtctacaattatatattttctaattttcagTCGCCATGCTTGAATAGCTTTATGCATTGATGAGTTCACTGAATTGCAAAGGTGTAAGGGAAAGGTCACTGCATAAACAAttggaaaaatattataatagaaTATGGTGAGTTAGTTTTGTTTCATCTTGACTTTCATAGGATATATATAACTTTCCCCTCCTTGGTTTCATTTCACACAATGCTTACTTGATTGAAAGCTATCTCTATGCTTAATTGCTTAAGATTTTACTTTGTATCATCATTTTCCTCTTGACTTGTGagattctttccttttttgttgtATGTTTATAGCTCTGAACTGCAGAAAAGTTCAAAGGATTTGGTGCATAAGGTTGCCCAGGATGACTCTATGGTCCGAAGGTCTACTCGTGTTTGGGCTCCACCTAGGGAAAATCCTTCCAAAGCTTTCGTCAAATATGCCAATGACACATTAAGAAGAGTAAGTGATTTAAGGTGGTTTTTGACATTTTGGTAAGAAATTGTTCAAACTGATGAAACCGGAGTTGGTTTTTTATCCATTTGGTGGGGGGTATATTTTGGGGGGCAGGTCAGTTAAGTCATACTCTATAGGTAATAGGCTCGTAGGCTTGGAGAGAATAGGAATTGTTTTTCAATCCATTTTTGGAAGATGGACAAGCATTTGTATGTGCTtcctttcatttcttccttcatttttcttatcaaaATTCCAATAGgaatttggctatattattttCCAGTTCCATATTCTTATCAATGTAAATGTGTAAAGATCCTACATGGAAGTGGACTACAGGGACCCATTCCATCAAATATGTCTCTCTTGAATAACTTGcaaatatatacacacacacacacacacacacacacacacacacacatatatatatatattaattatttttctattgatACTTTCAACATGTACATGAACCAGGTAATTGCACTATTGCGTTACTTCAATATTTGTAGGCCTTAATATCAAAAACATTGAAAAGTGCATGGGAGATCCAAATGCCAATACTGATAATCAACAATATTAGTTTTGGTAGATTGGAAAGGGATCGCGAGGTCATGTTGTTGTATTGCCTACTGTTGTTGTCAATAATCGACAATATCGAGGTTTGTACTCTATGCTCTTGTGATAGGTAGTCATTTGGAGTTCCAATTCTAAATAGAATCTTTCTAGGAAAATTGGAGAAAGGTGTTGTTCTTAATGCTATATGTTATGGGTTTCAAGAGACTACTGAACTAGTTGTTTGCTTGAGTAGTGGCAAGTgtttacttctatttttttattcatacaaCCAAAATATACTTTGTGACCTGATTCTTTTTGACTGGCATACTTTATTGGGCAGATGTGGAGACAAATGAGTGCTTGACAAACAATGGTGGTTGCTGGAAGGATAATTTAGATGAAGCACTATTAGAGAATGAATTTAGATGAAGCACTgatatatattctatttttgtttggatttaaTGAAAATAGTTCGAGCATTTAAATCTCTTAATACATTCCTCtgaatctatatttttttaaagagctaaaagaaaggaattttattaaaatgaatcCAAAACCGGTAGAAGCAGTACCAGCATGGTCAAACCAAATTATCTTCGATGCTTCAAAGGAAGCTGAAGAAGGAATAGCTTATCAGTGGTCTTACATGGCTGAGAATGAGTGTAAGTGCAATGACCTTGTAACATGGATATCTCTATTGTGCATGATATGAAATGACAACCTCATAATTTTCTGTGACTAACAGCTGGATCCTGGAGTTGAAGGGGGTTGTTGCCCGCATAGAAAAGAATCAAAGCTGCTAAATTGTAATAGTGCATCACTTTTCTTGCACAATTACTTTGCAACAGTGAGTGGAACCTAATTATCAGAactttcttctttattctgataatttattatttcatacGCCTTATATTCTTCGTGAGTGGAACctaatttagaataattttaggcCAACTTTTGTGGAATTCATCTTTGATTGATAGTTTATTGTACAAATGGAAAAGAATTCATGAAAACTTGCAACACCAACTACTTGTTTAGCTAGCAAAACTACCAAAGAGGtaacaatttaatttcattatttttaattataatttctgtGCTATATGGCTTGCTTCTGAATTGGCAGCTATAACCGTTAATTTATGGGCCTCTATGTGCAGGTTTCTAAAAGTGCAAAGAAACTTATTCGTGAAAGCAAGATGTATTTGATGTTTCTCAGTTGGAATTGTTATACTAGGAATGCTTCAGATTCACTCTCTCCAGTTATATTATATGATTCATATTGACTCAATCATACgtggttttaatttttcatactgAAAATGCATCAAAAGTAAGAAAGGGTGCAGAATCCCAGCTTTTTGCTTCAAAAACAGCTTCCAGAGGAATTCAAGAAGCAAACAAGTTTGTTGACATATGTAACGAttaatcttttgttttatttcattCTGATCTGAGAGTAACATAATAAGGTTTATATAGGATGAACCAAGCTTTCAATTCTACAAAGTCCAATGTTAAGCCTACGACTGCGGCTTTGAACTTCAAATGTAGCGATCAAGCGGAAAGGCAAAAATAGGGAAGTCAAATGGTTTTGTTTTAGAACCATTGCTGTTGATAttcataaaagtataaaaaatgtataattgtTGATTTTTGTGGAGGTTGGTGTTTGGGTATTCCTCACCTACTATGTTATTGGATCTGATCCAAATGATCACATCTAAAGAAACTACTTTAAATAGTTAGGAGCATGCGAATGTTGTTGCTTCTACTAATTTTCGTGTTACTTACGATGTGAGTTCTTGAATTTTGTGCAAGTTCTTGAACATGATTGTTGCCAACACATTTGGAGCCTTTGCAATTATCACAGTTGATGCATTCGGTGGTTTCATTCTGTCAAAAAGTAAGTTCGATTAACATGAACATGTGACAAAAAAATTGTTGCATTTCTATCATACTAAACAAACCTAAGGTAATGCTTCTGCATTTCATTGTCAATGAAACATGGGATATCAAAAGCTGGTGGATTGGGGGTTACTAGATTTCACATTTAATGTATGGGTAGAATGCTACCTTGGTCAATGAATTTCTTTCAAACAGTTGTCACAACGTAATTTCTTGAACTCACAACTTCagaatttgtataattttggtTAGTAGAAGTgtgattctaattttttttgctcTCCAATTACAAGTTACCCACAATTTAGGAGTTGAATATCTGGAGTCTTGTGCGTTCTTCACATATTCATATTGGTATTGGTTAGGCTTAGGGGCATTGGAGTTGAATATGTGGAGTCTCGTGTGTTCCTTTTAAATGTGATGTTTGGTCTTGCTCTTCAATTCCTTGGCCATGACTACTTTTCAAATCATTTGTACTTATAAATTATGGAACTTAGCTCGAATCAACAAAATTCCATTAATGAAACAAAGGTGGGTGTGGATGACTTGTATATGGATTTTGAAaactcttttctcttttattcccCTGCTCTCTTGTTCTATTCATgcctaatttttattatttgttcttGTTTATATAGAATGATAGGATGTAGTTTTCTATAgctagaaaaataaatgaaaattttatcacTTTCAGAAAAGCAATGCAAGCAAGTTTTATTAATAAGTATGCATCTGAATGTCCATGCAACATTTGATAAGCCACAAGAAACAATAACTGAAGATGAATCATCTAACGAAGGAACCATAGCAGATATTGAATTACCATGCATAGGTAAGCTATTTTACACTTATAAATCACTCATGAATACTCAATATCAAGCATACTCTTTGAGTATCAACAATTCATAATATACCCCAAGATGTTGAACACTTTTTCAAATGTCTCGCACAAAGTTCAGGAAGAGGTCATTCTCTTGTACTGGAGTCCAGACATGcatggaaagaaaaaaggaatggTTCTTCCTTTCGAGCCACATTCATTCACCTTTGATGAAGTTGTATACTCTGCTGAAATGCCacacaaaaataacatttaaagttataaatttacCATGTTACATTTCTAATAGTGTTTCTATTAGAAATATACTTCAGCTAGAAGCAATTTGCGTTTCTAACTCAATTAATTTCAACTGGCATGAAATGAAGGAACAAGGTCTACAAGAGGACAgatttgttagtgcttagctctactgagttttaaaagattggctaagattttgttaaaacataagcacttagacaatgaaggaaagctggagttgctgcacatgatgtccaacgttatgtcaaagaataagatcgggctgcacaatgcacaaggcaagatgaaatgtcaaatgaagaattgaagctgcaggattcacgatgtcggatacaatgtccaggacatcctgctcgaaaatactggaattgctaaaagcattgaagctgcaggatccacgatgtcggatacaatgtccaggacatcctgcccgaaaatactggaaggcaagataaaagtcaaatgaagaatggaagcatccacgatgtcggatacgatgtccaggacatctggcccgaaaatactggacatataaatctgttatatctttaaaagattattgtgcagttagcaagagataagatgatctatctttaggaacgaattaaaagataattaaagttcgaattacaaactagaagagttcgttcagggattaaagattaaagataaaaactaaaagatcaaactgtatcttttagatctttaagtgcagattttcaggaaagtgatagatctcatccagcacaagtagttgcagcccagaaacgcacactgctatataaacatgaaggctgcacgagttctgtaccaagtccgggattgaagagttattttgtgagttttgggacttgagtcttttgtgagccaccttgatgttatcctaacatcaagtgttggacctgagtgtgtagagttgatctctatagtttgtgtagagttgatctctgtagtttgtgtagagttgatctctattgttcagagagcaatctctggtgagtatttgaattaattgtaaacacgggagagtgtttgagagggagtgagcggggtttctcatatctaagagtggctcttaggtagaggtcgcacgggtagtggttaggtgagaaggttgtaaacagtggctgttagatcttcgaactaacactattttagtggatttcctccctggcttggtagcccccagatgtaggtgaggttgcaccgaactgggttaacaattctcttgtgttatttacttgtttaatctgttcatacagtcaaatacaatctgcatgttctgaagcgtgatgtcgtgacatccggtacgacatctgtccccagtatcagaatttcaattggtatcagagcaggcactcgaaatcactgagtgagatctagggagataaattctgatgaacatggagaaagaaggaggaccagtgaacagaccaccaattctggatggaaccaactatgaatactggaaagctaggatggtggccttcctcaaatcactggatagcagaacttggaaagctgtcatcaaaggctgggaacatcccaagattctggacacagaaggaaagcccactgacgaattgaagccagaagaagactggacaaaagaagaagacgaattggcacttggaaactccaaagctgtgaatgctctattcaatggagttgacaagaatatcttcagattgatcaacacatgcacagtggccaaggatgcatgggagatcctgaaaaccactcatgaaggaacctccaaagtgaagatgtccagattgcaactattggcaacaaaattcgaaaatctgaagatgaaggaggaagagtgtattcatgacttccacatgaacattcttgaaattgccaatgcttgcactgccttgggagaaagaatgacagatgaaaagctggtgagaaagatcctcagatctttgcctaagagatttgacatgaaagtcactgcaatagaggaggcccaagacatttgcaacatgagagtagatgaactcattggttcccttcaaacctttgagctaggactctcggatagggctgaaaagaagagcaagaacttggcgttcgtgtcaaatgatgaaggagaagaagatgagtatgacctggatactgatgaaggtctgactaatgcagttgtgctccttggaaaacagttcaacaaagtgctgaacagaatggacaggaggcagaaaccacatgtccagaacatccctttcgacatcaggaaaggtagtgaataccagaaaaggtcagatgaaaagcccagtcacagcaaaggaattcaatgccgtgggtgtgaaggctttggacacatcaaagctgaatgtcccactcatctcaagaagcagaggaaaggactttctgtatgtcggtctgatgatgcagagagtgaacaagaaagtgattctgacagagatgtgaatgcactcactgggagatttgaatctgctgaagattcaagcgatacagatagtgaaatcacttttgatgagcttgctatatcctatagataactatgcatcaaaagtgagaagattcttcagcaagaagcacaactgaagaaggtcattgcaaatctggaggctgagaaagaggcacatgaagaggagatatctgagcttaaaggagaagttggttgtctgaactctaaactggacaacatgacaaaatcaataaagatgctgaataaaggctcagatatgcttgatgaagtgctacagcttgggaagaatgctggaaaccagagaggacttggatttagtcataaatctgctggcagaataaccatgacagaatttgttcctgccaaaatcagcactggagccacgatgtcacaacatcggtctcgacatcatggaacgcagcagaaaaagagtaaaagaaggaaaagaaagaagtggaggtgtcactactgtggcaagtatggtcacataaagcccttttgctatcatctacatggccatccacatcatggaactcaaagtagcagcagcagacagaagatgatgtgggttccaaaacacaagactgtcagtcttgttgttcatacttcacttagagcatcagctaaggaagactggtacctagatagcggctgttctagacacatgacaggagttaaagaattcctggtgaacattgagccctgctccactagctatgtgacatttggagatggctctaaaggaaagatcattggaatgggaaagctagtccatgatggacttcctagtctgaacaaagtactgctggtgaagggactgactgcaaatctgatcagcatcagtcagctgtgtgatgaaggattcaatgtaaacttcacaaagtcagaatgcttggtgacaaatgagaagagtgaagttctaatgaagggcagcagatcaaaggacaactgttacctatggacacctcaagaaaccagttactcccccacatgtctatcctccaaagaagatgaagtcagaatatggcatcaaagatttggacatctgcacttaagaggcatgaagaaaatcattgacaaaggtgctgttagaggcattcccaatctgaaaatagaagaaggcagaatttgtggtgaatgtcagattggaaagcaagtcaagatgtcccaccagaagcttcaacatcagaccacttccagggtgctggaactacttcacatggacttgatggggcctatgcaagttgaaagccttggaggaaagaggtatgcctatgttgtggatgatttctccagatttacctgggtcaactttatcagagagaaatcagacacctttgaagtattcaaggagttgagcctaagacttcaaagagaaaaagactgtgtcatcaagagaatcaggagtgaccatggcagagagtttgaaaacagcaggtttactgaattctgcacatctgaaggcatcactcatgagttctctgcagccattacacctcaacaaaatggcatagtcgaaaggaaaaacaggactttgcaagaggctgctagggtcatgcttcatgccaaagaacttccctataatctctgggctgaagccatgaacacagcatgctacatccacaacagagtcacacttagaagagggactccaaccacactgtatgaaatctggaaagggaggaagccaactgtcaagcactttcacatctttggaagtccatgttacattttggcagatagagagcaaaggagaaagatggatcccaagagtgatgcaggaatattcctgggatactctacaaacagcagagcatatagagtattcaattccagaaccagaactgtgatggaatccatcaatgtggttgttgatgatctaactccaacaagaaagaaggatgtcgaagaagatgtcagaacatcaggagacaatgtagcagatacagctaacagtgcagagaatgcagaaaactctgattctgctacagatgaaccaaacatcaatcaacctgacaagagaccctccattagaatccagaagatgcaccccaaggagctgattataggagatccaaacagaggagtcactacaagatcaagggagattgagattgtctccaactcatgttttgtctccaaaattgagcccaagaatgtgaaagaggcactgactgatgagttctggatcaatgctatgcaagaagaattggagcaattcaaaaggaatgaagtctgggagctagttccgagacccgagggaactaatgtgattggcaccaagtggatcttcaagaacaaaaccaatgaagaaggtgttataaccagaaacaaggccagacttgttgctcaaggctacactcagattgaaggtgtagactttgatgaaacgtttgccccagttgctagacttgagtccatcagattgttacttggtgtagcttgcatcctcaaattcaagctgtaccaaatggatgtgaagagcgcgtttctgaatggatacctgaatgaagaagcctacgtggagcagccaaagggatttgtagatccaactcatccagatcatgtatacaggctcaagaaggctctctatggattgaagcaagctccaagagcttggtatgaaaggctaacagagttccttactcagcaagggtataggaagggaggaattgacaagactctctttgtcaagcaagatgctgaaaacttgatgatagcacagatatatgttgatgacattgtgtttggagggatgtcgaatgagatgcttcgacattttgttcaacagatgcaatctgaatttgagatgagtcttgttggagagctgacttattttctgggacttcaagtgaagcagatggaagactccatattcctctcacaaagcaagtatgcaaagaacattgtcaagaagtttgggatggagaatgccatccataaaagaacacctgcacctactcacttgaagctgtcaaaagatgaagctggcaccagtgtcgatcaaagtctgtacagaagcatgattgggagcttactatatttaacagctagaagacccgacatcacctatgcagtaggtgtttgtgcaagatatcaagccaatcctaagataagtcacttgactcaagtaaagagaattctgaaatatgtaaatggcaccagtgactatgggattatgtactgtcattgttcagattcaatgctggttgggtattgtgatgctgattgggctggtagtgcagatgacagaaaaagcacttctggtggatgcttctatctgggcaacaatcttatttcatggttcagcaagaagcagaactgtgtgtccctatctactgcagaagcagagtatattgcagcaggaagcagctgttcacaactagtttggatgaagcagatgctcaaggagtacaatgtcgaacaagatgtcatgacattgtactgtgacaacatgagtgctattaatatttcaaaaattcctgttcaacacagcagaaccaagcacattgacattagacatcactatattagagatcttgttgatgataacgtgatcacactgaagcatgttgacactgaggagcaaatagcagatattttcacaaaggcattggatgcaaatcagtttgaaaaactgaggggcaagctgggcatttgcctgctagaagacttatagcaattacttctatttgaatgtgctcaaacgttaatagcacattcattactgggccaaaacagattcgaccgttgcttcacacgcccctctacattcttcattcaaatttatattttcgtgacattcttgttttcatcagcattccccaacacctctcggaatttcacgaaaccatttcaaaagctctgcttctccatggctacctcaccaaaagaaacttcagctcctggttcaccctctgtaccatcatctccatcatccaccaaagcaccagcacaccaggaacgacctgaattcactatccaacccatacaaatgattcctggttcagCCCCTGCTCCTGAAAAGCTAGtccccaaacgacaacagggagtgaagatttctgaaaaccctagccttgcaacaagtcctagggaagtagacacggagatggacaagaagatccgcagtattgtgagtaacattctgaaaaatgcttctgtccctgatgctgatacagatgttccaacatcctccaccccaaatgtttctgtgcctgatgctgagaaagatgttccaacatcttccactccaaatgctgaagtcctcccttcacccagtgaagaggaatcaacagaggaagaggatcaagccacagaggagacccctgcaccaagggaaccagaacctgctccaggtgacctcattgaccttgaagaagtagaatctgatgaggaacccattgccaacaggttggcacctggcattgcagaaagattacaaagccgaaaaggaaaaacccccatcaagaggtctggacgaatcaaaactatggcacagaagaaaagcactccaatcactctcaccacatccagacggagcaaagttgcaattccttccaagaagaggaaagaaatttcctcatctgattctgatgatgatgtcgaactagatgtctcgacatcaaagagggccaagaaatcagggaaaaaggtgcctgaaaatgtccctgatgcaccattggacaacatctcattccactccattggcaatgttgaaaggtggaaattcgtgtatcaacgcagacttgctatagaaagagaactgggaagaaatgccttggattgcaaggagatcatggacctcatcaaggctgctggactgctgaaaactgtcaccaagttgggagattgctatgaaagtctagtcagggaattcattgtcaacattccctctgacataacaaacagaaagagtgatgagtatcaaaaggtgtttgtcagaggaaaatgtgttagattctcccctgctgtgatcaacaaatacctggacagaccaacagatggagtggtggatattgctgtctctgaacatcaaattgccaaggaaatcactgccaaacaagtccagcattggccaaagaaagggaagctgtctgcagggaagctaagtgtgaaatatgcaatcctgcacaggattggagctgcaaactgggtacccaccaatcatacttccactgttgccacaggtttgggtaaatttctgtatgctgttggaaccacgtccaaatttaattttggaaactatatttttgatcaaactgttaagcattcagaatcatttgctgtcaaattacccattgccttcccaactgtattgtgtggcattatgttgagtcaacatcccaatattttaaactacactgactctgtgatgaagagagaatctcctttatccctgcattacaaattgtttgaggggacacatgtcccagacattgtctcgacatcagggaaagctgctgcttcaggtgttgtgtccaaggatgctctgattgctgaactcaaggacacatgcaaggtgctggaagcaaccatcaaagccaccacagagaagaagatggagctggaacggctgatcaaaaggctctcagaaagtggcattgatgatggagaagcagctgagcaagaagatgaagcag encodes the following:
- the LOC114371741 gene encoding DDT domain-containing protein DDB_G0282237-like; the protein is MSFGKLLRLSPYSLKDFENAISHKESNVVLLVESHVVLLLVLIKGDDEYSAAVLEKIQKKSEYFDWEMEKWQIRTSPLGKDKYYNRYWWFHRDGRIFVESSDSKVSGVYSSQEELYALMSSLNCKGVRERSLHKQLEKYYNRICSELQKSSKDLVHKVAQDDSMVRRSTRVWAPPRENPSKAFVKYANDTLRRIGKGSRGHVVVLPTVVVNNRQYRDVETNECLTNNGGCWKDNLDEALLENEFR